The segment GGCCAGAATGACCGGGAAGCTGGTCGCACCGACACCCGCCCCGATCAGGAAGCCTGATGTCAGATGCAGTTCAAGTGGGGAGGTCGAAGTCCCCATCAGATACAGACCCAGCGCATAAAACAGTGCCCCGCCGATCAGGGTGCGGATTGTGCCATAGCGATCGGCAAGGGCTCCGGCAATCGGGGCGGCAACACCCCACATCAGGTTCTGAATGGCAAAGGCCAGACCAAAGGTGGAAGCACTCCAACCGGTGGCCGTCAGCATATCGGGGATAAACAGGCCAAGCGACGGTCGGATCCCAAGATTGACTGCCAAGACAAGACAGCCAGCGACAAGAACAAGCCAGGGAAACCATCTGGCGGAGCGAAGAGTGGGGCTCATCGGGCTACTCCGGAGCGGATTTCAATAATTGTTCCGATTTTGAACGCGATGGTGTAATGCGTCCAATTCATTCGGATTATTATGCTGATAACATTTGCGCATTATTATCTGGCAGCGGATCGGATATCGCACCGGCTTCGACGACAATTTTGCCAACGGTATCAATGATATCATCAAGATCGGTATTGGCCTGACGGCGGATCAGCATGATCCCCATATCCCAGTTCATGCCGGGAATATCAAGGATGCGAATGCGGTTTGCCGCCGGACTGTGCATGCAGAACCGCCGTGCCATGATGCCGTATCCCGCACCGGCGGCAACCATTTCGATCTGCAATTCAAGGGCGGAAACTTCGAGCACGGATTTGATCTGCACCCCGTTCTGACGCGCCCACGCATTGCCAAGTGCCCGGAAAGTACAGCCATCCGGCATCAGAACCATTGGATGTTCGGCCAGTTCGGCAATGTTTTTCGGGTGGTGTTTGGCCGATCGTGGTCCGATGGCAACGATTTGGTCATCAAGAAGCTTTTGCGCGCGCAGACTTACCGGAATATCTCGGACATCGGTCCCACCGATTGTGCCATGTGGACCATCCAGCGACAGCATGGCATCAATTTCACCCCGCCGCATCAGCGGCAACAGCTCGCTTGACCAGCCGCTTTTGATCGTAAGCGACATGTCAGGAAAACGTGTGTGCAGGTCGCGCAGTTCACGTGCCGCCAGCAGAGGTGCCGCCCCGTGGCTGACGCCAAGGCGGAAGGGGCCCGTCACGGCATTGTTGCCGGTGATGCTTTCGGTGAAACCGTTAAGGCGGCGCAAAAGATCACGGGCTTCGGCCAATGCACGATGCCCGGCAGGGGTCGGTTGCAATGGTTTCAATGACCGGTCAAAAAGCTGTGTGCCAATGCGTTCTTCAAGGCGCTGGATGCGGCGCGTGATGGCGGGCTGCGTCAGGCCAAGGTGGGCCGCCGCCCCATGAAAGGATTTTTCATCGGCCACGGCAATCAATGCCTGAAGTTCGCGGGTATCCATAACAATCCATCCTTGATGCTGGAAGCGACAAGGATCGCGCAAATATACTTGTGATGCAAGAAAAGCATCATGCTGGATCTAGCGATATATTTGATGCATGTCTGGCCTGTTTCAGGGCATCGGCCATTTTCTGCATTTTGGTTTTGCATGCTGTTGCTGCCGCGGTATAGCCGCCTTCGCCGCCATCAAGAAAATGAAAATGCGCATCGTTGGTGACGGATGGTACGATGCAGGTCATCAGGGCGGTTTTCTGGTGATGCACGCCGAAGTGAATGTCGCCGTGCTGTTCGGCTTCGAGCAGAAGGTCTTCAATATCGCGTGACTGATCGGGTGTGCAATTGACCGTCATCCACAGTCCATCACCGAATTTGCGAAAATCGGTATTCAGTGCCGTATAGTCGCGATAGCGCACCGGATCAAAGCCGCCGACGGATTTCCCGGTTTTAAACAGGATCAGCGCGATCAGGGAAATATACAGCGCCTGTACCCATGCCTTGAAAAGCGATCCGCCTGGTGCGCGCGTTGCCAGCGCTTCAAGCCGCAGACCCGATGGCGGGAATTTGAATGCGGGTCCGGCAGCGGGGATCGGGCTGCTTTTACGCGGGCTGCTATCAAGGATGTCAAACAGCTTGGCAGCACAGACATCAAATAGAGGTCGGTCTTCGCCGGGCAGAACGATGATCGACAGGATTTCGCTATCCTCGGCAGCCTTGATCGGTGACCAGCGACATGACAGGCCGCTAAGGTTCGGCTGGGTCCCTGCGGGGGCCGGGGCAACGAGATTGTCCCCCTGTTTCATCTGGTCTTCGGCCCATTTCATGCCGCGCCCGGAAAACATCGCATAGGAAACCGGCGGTGAAACCGCGTAACGTGCCACCCTTACATTGCGCCCGGTTGCCCGAATTTCGGCAATCCGTATCAAGGCAACCCTCAGATCAAAACCAAGGGCTTCGTTCGCCCATGTCGCGGTGGCTGCAAGGGCATCGCGCACGGCGTCAATATGATCGGGCGGGCAGGCAAAACCGGCACCATCGCCGCCAAAAATAAAGGGATAATCGGAATGGCCAAGCGCATTGCTTACCGCGCAAATTACCGAGGCCCCGACCATGTTGACATCCTTGAACCGGCCGGCTGCGACGGCTTTGGTCGATCCGGCAATATCGGATGTGCCGACCCACCAGTCATCTGGCAGTTCGTGATAGATTGACGGATCAAGAACCTTGGCGAAATCGTTAAAAACCGGGATGTCGAGATAGGGATTGTTCACAGGCATCTCGCAGTTTCGCAGGGCCGGACTATGCCGCCTTAGTAATGAGGCGGCGGTGCATCATCTTCTGGTGATGTACGCAGGAAATCAACAAGCCGTTTAATATCTTCGGCCATCAATTTGTTGCGCCGTTCCAGCAGATCAATCCGGTCCCACTGCGATTTGATCATGTCGGACATGTCATGCATCGCGCTTTCGAGATGGGCAATATGGATTTCGAGTTCGTTGATGCGGGTATCGGGGGCTTGCTGGCTCATGTTGGCGTATTTGCTCTGACTGCGGGTGGAAAACTTGCCGGGCTTCAATCCCTGTGGCAGGAGTAGGGAATGGACCGTAACACACATTGCCAAGATTGGTTAGCCGACCTGTGAGCGAATTATCCATCCTTGTCATTCTGGGCGTCGTTATTGCCTTGATCCTGATTTATGCGATCCGGCTGCGTGCGGTGCCGATGCCAAGTGGTCGCAAGGCACGAACGGAAATCATATCCTATCTGCCCAAGGAACCCTGCCGGGTGACGGATTTCGGATCGGGTTGGGGAGACTTGGCAATCAGCATTGCGCGAGCCCGGCCTGACATTACCGTGACAGGGATCGAACTATCGCCTTTGCCCTATGCGGTCAGCCGCATTCGTGCACGGCTCGCCCAGCTTGAAAACCTCTCTTTGGTGCATGCGGATTTCAGAAAGCGAGATCAGGACCCGGGGGATGTTGTTGTGTGCTTCCTTGACCCGCGCGTGATGGCAGATATCGGCGATGTACTAAATCAGCGTATGGTGCTCGGCGGGATCGTAATATCGCGCGCCTTTGCCATTCCCGGCTGGCAGGCATTTGGCGAGGTCCCGATGCAGTCGGGGAGCGATATGCTTTATCTTTATCGGGTGGGATCGCATCTGTCAGGATAAGGTGAAGCGCGGTTTGCAAAAAGCAGGGGCGCTTTATGCGACCCTGCGTTTCGGCGTTATTCTTCTTCGTAAATCTTGATCAGGGCGGAATGGTCAAGATCGCCGCCGCCCATTTCGATCAGTTCTTCGTAAAGTTCGAGTGCGAGGCGCGAGAAGGGCAATTCAAGGCCAAGCTCGCCTTCGGAAAATTCAAGCGCTTGATACAGATCCTTGCGCTGGGTGACGACCTTGCCGCCGGGTTCGAAATTACGTTCGATCATGCGTTCGCCGTGCTTTTGCAGGATGGCAGAATCCGCAAAGCCGCCGGTCAGGGCGGATCGCAATTTGTGCAGATCGACCCCGGCTTCGTCGGCCATGGAAAAGGCTTCGGCAATGGCGCCGATGGTGATGCCGACAATCATCTGGTTGGCGGCTTTTGCGATCTGGCCTGATCCGATTTCCCCGACATGGGTAACGCGTGATCCAAGAACGCCAAAGACACGCTGGACACGTTGGAAGTCTTCTTCCTCGGCACCGACCATGATGGTGAGTGTACCGTTTTCCGCGCCGTGTGTACCGCCCGATACCGGGGCATCGATCCAGTGACCGCCTGCTTCTTCGACGGCATCGGCAAAGCGCCGCGTCGCATCGATGGCGGTTGTGCCCATATCGACAACGATGGTGCCTTCTTCCATACCATCAATAACGCCGTCTTCGCCAAGCAGGACATTCTCAAGCGCCTCGGTATTTGCGACACATATGATGACGATATCGGCATCGGCGGCGGCATCGGCGGGGGTCGGGGCGGTTGCAACGCCCAGATCGTCAAAGGCATTGAGCGTTTCGGGATTTCGCGTATTGACGGTCAGGATCGCGCCGGCCTTTTCAAGATTGAGCGCCATTGGGCGGCCCATCAGTCCCAAACCGATGAATGCGATATTTTCCCCGGCAAGTGCGGTCATAACGGTGTTCCTTCGTTTTGGCCAACGGGTGGGCCTTCAATGTGACGGTCAAAGCGATCAGGCGATCAAAAACATCCCGGTTCTTGGAACCGGGCGGGCGGCAGTAAAAATGCAGGTGCGGCCATAACATGGCGGTCTGACAAAGAAAGCAGCAATTCAAGGCACTTGCCTGATGTTATGCGCGTTTCATTCGGGTTCCGTCACTATCGGCCGACGCTATGTCGTCGGAATGGAAATTATGTGGTCGTTCTGTGCTGTCTTCGCTTTTATCTTCACGGGCCTAGAATTCGCCAGGGCGGACATAACGCGCGGCCATCGCGCGTTCAATGGCTGCACCTACAAGGCGGTCGATATCAAGGCGGTGACGTATCAATTCGAGAATGCGAAGTTCTTCCTGGCTGATTTCGCTGTCAGACAGGACAATTTCACAGGCAAAGACATAGGCTGTTTCGCGCAATTTGCGCGGCAGGGCTTCGCGGATCATATCCAGCGTGCTGTCGAGCCCGTCTTCTTCGGCAAGTAACTTGGCACAGTCACGTGCAACTGCGGTGACACCGTCATTGTCAAAGCCGGCAAAAATCGGAAGGTAACGAACCCGACGCCCCATTGCGGACAATTCTGCGTCGGTAATATCGTTATCCGAGGCCGAAACCATAACCATTGTGTAAATCAAGGCGTCCTGATGCGAGATCACGATGATTACTCCTTTTCCGGGTGACTGACCGTTAACGGATATTCCCGCCGAACGTCGACGCACCGGCTGATGGCGTGTGACAACTCCGATGGACATAGAACCTAAGACGGTATTTGATCCCCGGCAACAGTTAACCGTTTAAATCCTCACGATTTTAATGATTGCGTAGTGAAGTATGAGGCATCCTTTGGTCGTCGGGACACAGGGGGGCTTGCTACGCATTCATGCGTAGAGGCTGTGAACCGAAGGGGATGCTTAAAAAATTACAACATGTTAGCGTCAGGAACGCATCGCATTCTCTCTTGGGAATAAAATAGGCCTTTGCAGCGCATGGGGTAATAGTTATGGTCTCGCAGCGATAACAAAAATGACGAATAAGCCGGGTATGGGAGTTATCATTTCAAGCAATGCTGCGGGAACTCTTGCGGCGTTGATTGGGCATCTTCGTGTACCGTCGGGGGTTTATGATCCCATCGGCGAGAGCCTTCTTGTCAATGCGCCGTGGGTGCAGACGATCTCGCCCGACCTTGCCGATGATACCTGGCAAAAAATCGATACCCATCCCGAAATTGCCCGAAATATTCGTGAAATCAGTGCCGAAGCCCTTAATGCCGTCGGCTATTTTTCGCGCGTTGATCATATCGACGGTCGCGATGTTCAGTTTTTTGCCTGGCAGCTTTCATTTTCCGAACAGGTTTATGTCCGCATCATCGCCCTGCAGGATGCCGATGCAACGACAGGCACCGGGGTTCTGATTTCCCCGCAACCGGTTCTTGTGGTCGAACGCGATGGCGGTTTGCGATTCTCGAACAAGGCAGCAGAACAGGCTGCCCTCGAAATGGGGCTGCCCGGTGCATTGTCGCTGACCAAGCCAACCGGACAACGTGCCCTGTTCGAAGAAGGGGAGGATAACGGCGACTGGGATGAGGTTCGAACGGTCCATTACGGGCAGCGGATTTACCAGTGGCAGCGCATGCCTTTGCCGACGCAGGATGCGATTGCGCTGTTCGGGCAGGAACGCACGCGCGAGGAAAGCTATCGCCGGGCACTTGAACATGCCGTACATGGTATTATTGATCTGGCGGCTGATGGCACCCTGACCAGTGTGAACGAAGAAGCCGCAACATTGTTTGGCTATGACAATGTCCGTGAACTGCGTCAGGCCTATCTGACCAATCCCGAAAAGTTCTATGCCCGATCCGAGGATTTGCGCGATTTGCGCCGCGATCTTGTATCGGGCAACGGCATTCAGGCGCGCGATGTGGAAATGCGCCGTCAGGATGGCAGTCAGCTTTGGGTGCGGATCAACGCGACAGAAATCCGGGGCGAGGGCGGATCGCTTCTGGGGTATAGCGTTACCGTTACCGACATCACCAAAAGCCGTCAGGCGGAATATGATCTGCGCCGTCGCCAGGAACGTTATCGTGCGTTGGTGCAAACCGCGGGCAGCGTGATCCTGTTTCTTGATAGCGAAGGACGCATTCTGGAATATAACCGCGAATGCGAATGGACATTCGGCTATTCCTGGATGGAAGCAGCGGGGCAGAATTTCTTTGATTTCCTGTTGCTTCCGGGGGAACGCGATCAGGTGCGGCAGGCGATCAAGCGCCTGATTTCCGGTGAGATCATCAAGGACGAAGTCATTTCATTCCGTCGTCGCGACGGCGAGATGCGCCTGTTGCAATGGAATGCGCGTGCGCATTTTGGTGAAGATGGGGACGTATCGGGGGTGATCTGCATCGGGCAGGATGTGACCGAAAAACTGTCGGTCGAACGTGCTCTTCGCCGGGCCGAGGAAAAATATCGCGGTATTTTCGAAAATTCCGCCGAAGGGCTTTATCAAAGCCGCCCGCTTGGCGATATCCTGTCGGCCAATCCGGCCTTTGTGTCGATCCTTGGCTATGACAGTGCCGATGAATTGCTGGTGTCACAAAGCGGGTTTTCGCAATGTTACCTGAACCCGACCAATCGGTTACGTTTGACGGGTAAACTGTTGCGTGACGGCGCGGTTCAGGGTTTTGAAGCCGAAATGCGCCGCCGGGACGGCAAGATCATCTGGGTTGAGGAAAATGCCCGGCTGGTCCGCGATGACAAGGGTGTTCCGGTTCTGATCGAAGGATCGATCACGGATATCACGGATCGAAAACGCAGCGAAGCCCGCATCCAGTTCCTGGCTCATCATGACGGATTGACCGGACTTCCCAACCGAACCCTGTTTCAGGAACGTCTTGCTGCCGCGGTCAAGCGCGGCAAGCATGAAAAGCGCAGTTTTGTGCTGATGCTGTTTGATCTGGATAACTTCAAGGACATCAATGATACGCTAGGGCATCCCATCGGCGACCTACTCTTGCAGGGGGTAGGGGAGCGCATGCGGGTGTGCCTGCGTAATGAAGATGTTGTCGCACGCCTTGGCGGGGATGAATTTGCCGTTCTGATCCATGATCCGGGCACGGTCGAGGAAGTGACCCTTGTTGCGCAGCGACTGATTGAACGGGTGTCTGAACGCTTCATGCTGGACGGGAACGAGGTGCAGGCATCGACATCGGTCGGGATTTGCATGTTCCCGCAGGACGGGCGCGATGAAAAGGACCTTTTCCGCAATGTCGATCTGGCGCTGTATTGCTCCAAGGCCGAAGGGCGCAACCGGTATCATTTCTTCGAGCCGCGTTTGCAGGTCGAAGTGCAGGAACGCAAGGCGCTGGAACGTGACCTTAGCCACGCGATTGAAAATGACGAGCTGGAGCTGTTCTATCAGCCGATCATTGATATCGCGAACCACAAGATCATCGGGATGGAGGCGTTGGTGCGCTGGTTCCATCCATCACGCGGGCAGGTGAGCCCGGTCGATTTCATTCCCGTGGCCGAACGCATGGGAATCATTGCCGATGTCGGGCGCTGGGTGCTCAATCAGGCCTGCAAACAGACCCGGCAATGGGTCGATGCCGGTTATGGCGAACTGACGATTTCGGTCAATCTTTCGCCGCTGGAGCTGGCACGGCACGAGGATCTGATTGAAAGTGTCGGCGATGTTCTGGAACGGTCACGTCTGAACCCGACCCAGTTGCAGTTTGAAGTCACCGAAAGTGCGGTGATGGATAACCCGCGCGAAGCGGCGATCACACTTGGCATTCTGCGCAATCAGGGGATCCGGATTGCGATTGATGATTTCGGGACCGGTTATTCATCGCTGGCCTATCTGAAACGGTTCCCGGTCGACAAGATCAAGATCGACCGGTCGTTTATCATTGATCTGGACAGTCGCGATGGCAATGCGGCAATCGTGCGCGCGGTGGTCTTCCTGGCGCGGTCATTTGGCATGGCGGTCAATGTCGAGGGGATCGAGACGGAAATGCAACTTGAACGCATCGTTTCCGAAGGGGTCGACGAGGTGCAGGGCTTCTATTTCAGCAAGCCAATCCCGGCCAGCGATTTTGAAGTGCTGTTGAAATCGAACGTGACCACGCCGTTCGATGTGTCCTTTGGCGGGAACTCGCGGCCGCACTGATCATGCAGGCGACCGCATTCCCGGTTTTCAACAGGTTTCGTCCGTTATCACGCGGCGCGGTGATCCCAGAAATCACCGGCCTTCTGGCGCACGCGATCCCGGTCGATCACGACCGTTAAAGGGCGTGACCGGCTTTTGCGCAGGACACCCTGACGACGTAGATCGGCAATCATGCGGCTTGCGGTTTCGGTGGTTGTGGCGATGATGCTGCCCAGCTTGTCGCGTGTCGGTAGAGGGCAGTGATCATCCTTGGCACTCCAGAGCAGGAACCGGCAAATCCGGCGCATCGCCGACCCGGTCCCCAGATTGACCTTCCAGTTATAGCCATCGACAACCTCGCGTGCGAGCAGGCGCAGGATTGCCTGTTGCAGTTCGGGGTTGTTTGTCTGGGCCATGCGAACACGCGCAACCGGAATGCGCATAAGCACCGTCGGTGTCAGGGTTTCGCTGATCAGTGCCAGACCCGGTTCGACAACGGTCTCAAGTCCGATGAGGTCGCAGGGGCGAAACACGCGGCAGACCTGACGTTCGCCATCTTCGGCATAGTGACATTGCATCACAAGGCCCGACAGGATGCGATAAATATATTCGCTGTCCCCTTCGTGATGTCCGATGGCTGTATTGGCCCCCATATCAAGGGCCGGGTTTTCAGCAAGTTTCTCAAGATGTTTCAAGGCGTCTTCGTTGTTCATGGGGGAACTCCCGATGGCACAAGGGAGATACGCGGCATCTTGCGGGGTGCCGCGTATCGACACCAGATCTTTTGTCCGGCCGGGTGGCCGGTTTGCTTTGTCTAACAATCAGGCCGCGCGTAATGCGCGGGCGGGCCGGGCAACAAACAACCAGTCCAGCAACCAGATCACCAGCATGGATGCACCGACAACCGGGTAAATGATGCCGCCAATCGCAAGGATTGCCGTGACACCGACCAGACTTTTTGTCCTTCGGGGCAAGGGTGGTACGCCAAGCGATCCGGCAGGGCGGCGTTTCCACCACATAACCCCGCCCGAAACGGCCATAAAGACAATTGCGGCACAGACAATCATCAGGAAAATCTGGTTGATCACCCCGTATTCCTGACCAAGATGGACATTGATCGACCATTCCATGATCCGGCCAAAGATGCCGTAATCCTGATATCCCATATTGATCAGTGGTCGACCTGAATACTGGTCCAGATGAATGACACGCTGTTGGGACAGGTCATCGGGATAGATTGATGCACTGTAAACACCGGTTTCGCCACCTGGCAGTGAAATCGCATAGCCCGGCGCAATGCCAAGTTCCTCGAACTTTGTCACGGCTGCATCAATGCCGATGGGCGTTGGTTTGACACCCCCGGCATTTGCGATGCCGTCAACCGACATCGGGATCGGGGCGTTTTCGGTGGTCCAACCGGTTTCGCCAAATGCGTCAATCATCGGCACGGTCGAAAGCGGTACTTCGACGCGCACACCCGATGGGTAGCCGCTGGGTGTGCCGTTGGCGAATTCGTTGGCATATTTGCCCCAGAACACCGACCAGAACATGCCGGTTGCGGCCAGAAACACGATAAAGAAGCCAACAAAAATACCGGTTACCGCATGGGCATCGCGCCACCAGCGTCGACGCGCAGGCGTATCGCGCACGGTCAGTACGCCGCCCGTCTGATCGCCGCGCGGCCACCAAAGGTATGTGCCGGTCGCGACCAGCAGGATG is part of the Thalassospira lucentensis genome and harbors:
- a CDS encoding LysR family transcriptional regulator; protein product: MDTRELQALIAVADEKSFHGAAAHLGLTQPAITRRIQRLEERIGTQLFDRSLKPLQPTPAGHRALAEARDLLRRLNGFTESITGNNAVTGPFRLGVSHGAAPLLAARELRDLHTRFPDMSLTIKSGWSSELLPLMRRGEIDAMLSLDGPHGTIGGTDVRDIPVSLRAQKLLDDQIVAIGPRSAKHHPKNIAELAEHPMVLMPDGCTFRALGNAWARQNGVQIKSVLEVSALELQIEMVAAGAGYGIMARRFCMHSPAANRIRILDIPGMNWDMGIMLIRRQANTDLDDIIDTVGKIVVEAGAISDPLPDNNAQMLSA
- a CDS encoding DUF3095 domain-containing protein, yielding MPVNNPYLDIPVFNDFAKVLDPSIYHELPDDWWVGTSDIAGSTKAVAAGRFKDVNMVGASVICAVSNALGHSDYPFIFGGDGAGFACPPDHIDAVRDALAATATWANEALGFDLRVALIRIAEIRATGRNVRVARYAVSPPVSYAMFSGRGMKWAEDQMKQGDNLVAPAPAGTQPNLSGLSCRWSPIKAAEDSEILSIIVLPGEDRPLFDVCAAKLFDILDSSPRKSSPIPAAGPAFKFPPSGLRLEALATRAPGGSLFKAWVQALYISLIALILFKTGKSVGGFDPVRYRDYTALNTDFRKFGDGLWMTVNCTPDQSRDIEDLLLEAEQHGDIHFGVHHQKTALMTCIVPSVTNDAHFHFLDGGEGGYTAAATACKTKMQKMADALKQARHASNISLDPA
- a CDS encoding SlyX family protein, giving the protein MSQQAPDTRINELEIHIAHLESAMHDMSDMIKSQWDRIDLLERRNKLMAEDIKRLVDFLRTSPEDDAPPPHY
- a CDS encoding class I SAM-dependent methyltransferase; translation: MSELSILVILGVVIALILIYAIRLRAVPMPSGRKARTEIISYLPKEPCRVTDFGSGWGDLAISIARARPDITVTGIELSPLPYAVSRIRARLAQLENLSLVHADFRKRDQDPGDVVVCFLDPRVMADIGDVLNQRMVLGGIVISRAFAIPGWQAFGEVPMQSGSDMLYLYRVGSHLSG
- a CDS encoding NAD(P)-dependent oxidoreductase, with translation MGSGQIAKAANQMIVGITIGAIAEAFSMADEAGVDLHKLRSALTGGFADSAILQKHGERMIERNFEPGGKVVTQRKDLYQALEFSEGELGLELPFSRLALELYEELIEMGGGDLDHSALIKIYEEE
- a CDS encoding tellurite resistance TerB family protein; this translates as MISHQDALIYTMVMVSASDNDITDAELSAMGRRVRYLPIFAGFDNDGVTAVARDCAKLLAEEDGLDSTLDMIREALPRKLRETAYVFACEIVLSDSEISQEELRILELIRHRLDIDRLVGAAIERAMAARYVRPGEF
- a CDS encoding EAL domain-containing protein; the encoded protein is MTNKPGMGVIISSNAAGTLAALIGHLRVPSGVYDPIGESLLVNAPWVQTISPDLADDTWQKIDTHPEIARNIREISAEALNAVGYFSRVDHIDGRDVQFFAWQLSFSEQVYVRIIALQDADATTGTGVLISPQPVLVVERDGGLRFSNKAAEQAALEMGLPGALSLTKPTGQRALFEEGEDNGDWDEVRTVHYGQRIYQWQRMPLPTQDAIALFGQERTREESYRRALEHAVHGIIDLAADGTLTSVNEEAATLFGYDNVRELRQAYLTNPEKFYARSEDLRDLRRDLVSGNGIQARDVEMRRQDGSQLWVRINATEIRGEGGSLLGYSVTVTDITKSRQAEYDLRRRQERYRALVQTAGSVILFLDSEGRILEYNRECEWTFGYSWMEAAGQNFFDFLLLPGERDQVRQAIKRLISGEIIKDEVISFRRRDGEMRLLQWNARAHFGEDGDVSGVICIGQDVTEKLSVERALRRAEEKYRGIFENSAEGLYQSRPLGDILSANPAFVSILGYDSADELLVSQSGFSQCYLNPTNRLRLTGKLLRDGAVQGFEAEMRRRDGKIIWVEENARLVRDDKGVPVLIEGSITDITDRKRSEARIQFLAHHDGLTGLPNRTLFQERLAAAVKRGKHEKRSFVLMLFDLDNFKDINDTLGHPIGDLLLQGVGERMRVCLRNEDVVARLGGDEFAVLIHDPGTVEEVTLVAQRLIERVSERFMLDGNEVQASTSVGICMFPQDGRDEKDLFRNVDLALYCSKAEGRNRYHFFEPRLQVEVQERKALERDLSHAIENDELELFYQPIIDIANHKIIGMEALVRWFHPSRGQVSPVDFIPVAERMGIIADVGRWVLNQACKQTRQWVDAGYGELTISVNLSPLELARHEDLIESVGDVLERSRLNPTQLQFEVTESAVMDNPREAAITLGILRNQGIRIAIDDFGTGYSSLAYLKRFPVDKIKIDRSFIIDLDSRDGNAAIVRAVVFLARSFGMAVNVEGIETEMQLERIVSEGVDEVQGFYFSKPIPASDFEVLLKSNVTTPFDVSFGGNSRPH
- a CDS encoding Crp/Fnr family transcriptional regulator; this translates as MNNEDALKHLEKLAENPALDMGANTAIGHHEGDSEYIYRILSGLVMQCHYAEDGERQVCRVFRPCDLIGLETVVEPGLALISETLTPTVLMRIPVARVRMAQTNNPELQQAILRLLAREVVDGYNWKVNLGTGSAMRRICRFLLWSAKDDHCPLPTRDKLGSIIATTTETASRMIADLRRQGVLRKSRSRPLTVVIDRDRVRQKAGDFWDHRAA
- a CDS encoding PepSY domain-containing protein; the protein is MPNTSAHAKNAPKGTSNLYRAVWRWHFYAGLFVLPFMILLAVTGAAYLFRDEIDDWVYSDLKFVNVLDVPPLQISTQVDAVRYFVGDKPVKIITPASPDRSTEIVIATSGGDRRSVYVDPYTGLVQGSMPDRGTIMWLVRRIHSLAEFGTIANYLIEIAAGWSILLVATGTYLWWPRGDQTGGVLTVRDTPARRRWWRDAHAVTGIFVGFFIVFLAATGMFWSVFWGKYANEFANGTPSGYPSGVRVEVPLSTVPMIDAFGETGWTTENAPIPMSVDGIANAGGVKPTPIGIDAAVTKFEELGIAPGYAISLPGGETGVYSASIYPDDLSQQRVIHLDQYSGRPLINMGYQDYGIFGRIMEWSINVHLGQEYGVINQIFLMIVCAAIVFMAVSGGVMWWKRRPAGSLGVPPLPRRTKSLVGVTAILAIGGIIYPVVGASMLVIWLLDWLFVARPARALRAA